Within Kutzneria chonburiensis, the genomic segment ACGCTGCAACTCGCGGAAGGCGACCAGCGTCTGCGCCACGATCAGGGGCTGCGTGACGGCGGTGTCCTTGATCTCCTCGGCGTCGGCCGTGGTGCCGAGCCGGGCCAGGTCCAGGCCGATGGTCTCGGACCAGCCGCCGACCAGCTCAGCCACGCCGTCCAGCTCGAGCCACGGTGCGAGCATGCCGGGGGCCTGGGACCCCTGTCCGGGGGCTAGGAGCGCGATCACCCGCCCACTGAACACGGTCGCGGCGGCGTCATGTGATGTCGCCACCGACGAAGTCCGGTGGTCAGCGTTGTAGAAACCCTCCAAAGGTTGCCGGAATATGTCCACTGAGCGGCCGGCTGGGTTGTCGAGGCCGTCGCACTGGACCGCTGAGGCGCTCCTCACTCCCCGATCTTGCCGCTACGCCGGTCGGCCTACTCCAGCCCCCGCCCACTGTCAACCCCCCGATGCTTGGAAGGGGGCATTCCAGCACTCGGAGTGGAGGAATTGCGCGTTGATCATGCGCTGATCACCACAGGCCGCGGGCCTTGGCCAGGCGGCCGACGGTGAGGGCGATCCGCAGCACGAGGGCGTCGCGGGGGTCGTTGGCGTTGCGGCCGGTCAGCTCGGAGACCCGTTTGAGCCGGTAGCGCACGGTGTTGGGGTGCACGAACAGGTTGCGGGCGCACGCCTCGAGCACGCCACCGGTCTCGAGGAAGGCGTCGACCGTGGCCATCAGGCCGCCGGTGGCCTCCTCGAGCGGACGGGCGATGCGGTCGATCAGCTGCCACTCCGCCTCCGGGTCGCCGGCCAGCGCCCGCTCCGGCAGCAGGTCCAGCGATCGCACCGGGCGGGGAGCGGTCGGCCAGCCGACCACGGCGCGCAGCCCGGACAACGCGTCCGAGGCGCTGCGGTGCGCCTCGGCGATGCTGTCGACCGTCGGGCCGACGACCACCGGGCCCGGCCCGAACGCCTCGGCCATCTTCGGCAGCACCTCGTGGCTCTCGTCATCGGAGCCGCCCAGCACGACCACCAGCCGCGAGCCCTGCACGCTCAGCAGCACCGGCCGGTGGATGCGGGCCGCGCGGCTGCGCACGTCGAACACCACCCGCGTCGGCTCGGTCGACATCGGGTTGCCGACCAGCACCGTCGCCTCGGCCGTCTGCTGCCAGCCAAGGGCCGACGCCCGGGACAGCAGCGACTCCTCGGCGTCACCACGGACGATGCCGTCCACGATCAGCGCCTCCAGCCGGGCGTCCCAGGCGCCACGGGCCTCGGCCGCGGCGGCGTAGGAGGTGGCCGCGGCGAAGGCGATCTCCCGGCCGTAGCGCAGGACCGCCTCGGTGAGCTGGGCTCGCTCCTTCTCGTCGGCGGCGATCTCCGGCAGCATGCGCTCGAAGACCTCGAGCGCCACCCGGACCAGCTCCACCGTCTGGCGCAGGCTCACCCAGCGTGACATGTCCTTGGGGGCCGAGCGGAACGCCTCCGCGGTCAGCCGGATCGCCTGCTTGTTGTCCCGCAGCCAGGACACGAAGCCGGCGACCCCGGTCTGGGTGACCATCAGCACGCTGGCCCGCTGGTCGGCCGGCAGCCGCCGGAACCACGGCAGCCGGTCCTCCATCTCGCCGATCGTGCCGGTGGCCAGCCGGCCCGACGCGTGCTCGAGCCGGCGCAGCGTCTCCGCGGACAGCGAGTCCCACGCCAGTTCACTCATGGTTCCCAGCTTCGCACGCCACCCACCCGTACGAAGGAACAACCGGCTCGTGCCGGGAAATCGCCCCTATGTTCGGTGGGGTCGTAGCCTTGGAGGAGGTCGTCTTGCGAAGACTGCTGCCCGTCGCGCTCAGCCTGCTCACCGTGTTCGCGCTGGTCACACCGGCGCACGCGGAGCGGGTCGTGTGGGCCCCGTGCCCCGGCGCGCTCGCCGCACTCGAATGCACCACGCTTTCCGTTCCCCTCGACCACGCGAATCCCTCGCAGGGATCGATCGCCGTGGTCGTCAGCCGTCGTCAGGCGTCCGATTCCTTGCACCGCAAGGGAGTTCTGCTGATCAATCCCGGCGGTCCCGGCGGCAGCGGGCTGTCCATGCCGCGCTACATCGCCGACCACACCCCGTTGGGGCAGTACTACGACCTGATCGGCTTCGACCCCCGTGGTGTCGGGGCCTCGACCGCCTTGCAGTGCTTGAAACCTCTTGGCCTGGCGTCGTTGGATTCCCGTCCCACGGATGACCAGTTCGCTTTGTGGGCTGCCGATGCCCGTCAGTCCGAGGACGCCTGCGCGCATGCCGGCGGTGGCATCCGGCCGTTCGTCAACACCCGGGACACCGCGTACGACATGGACCAGATCCGTGAGGCGCTCGGTGTTGCGAAGATCAATTACCTGGGCTATTCGTACGGGACCTATCTCGGGGCCGTGTACGGCAGCCTGTTCCCCGACCGGCTGAACCTGTCCGTTCTGGACTCGGCCGTGCATCCCGAGTGGATCTGGCGGCAGCAGTTCCTGGAGCAGGCCGCGGCATATCGGTCTGATGTGGACGCTTGGGCCACGTGGGTCGGCGACCGCAACGGCGCCTTCGGTCTCGGTGTCGGCCGGGACGCCGTGTTGGCGTCCGTCGAGCAGATCGCCGGCGCCGTGGCCAAGTCTCCGGTCGGCAAGTTCAACCGCAGCGTGCTCGACGGCACCGTCGGCGAGGGTGCCCGCTACCGTCCTTTGTGGTCGGATCTTGCCCAGGTCCTCGCTTCTGTCCGTTCCGGGGCTTCCGTCGCCGACGCCGTCGACGCCGGCCTCGCCTTGGCTCAGCGGGGCCTCTCCACCATGAAGGCCGGCGTCTTCGACACCGTCACCTGCGAGGCCGATTGGCCTTCGGACCTTTCGACCTATTACCAGGACATGCGCGTCTACCGTTCTTCTTTCCCTTACGGCTACGGCGTTCTTCGCGCTGCCCCCACCACGTGCACCTACCGCTCCTTCTCTCCCGCCTCCCCGCCCGTTCCCTTGTCCCGCACCGGCTATCCCGTCGGCGTCGTCGTCCAGGCCGAGGGTGACACTCAGACCGCGTACGCCGGCGGTCCCGCCATGGCGCAGCGTCTCCGTGACAACCTCATCACCGTTTCCGACGAGGGCATCCATGGCCTGTACGCCAGCAACCCCTGCGTGACCGAGAAGATCAACCGCTACTTCCTCGACGGCGTGCTCCCCGACAGCTCGTCGGTCTGTCCCGGCTCGCCCCGCCCGTCCGTCCCCGCCGACGCGGCCCCGTCTCCCACCCGCGCCGCCACCCTCGGCCAGTCCGTGACCGGCTACCTCTCCGCCCTGGCCCCCTTCTAACCCCCGCGAGTCCCGCTCAGCGTCACACCGAAATGCTGAATCCGTTTCACACGTTCGGTGTGACTGTGGGCGGGACTCGCGGGGGTGGGTATGCCGGAGGCCGCCCGCGCCGAGCGCTGGGCGGCCTCCCTCTCCCCGGTCCCCACCGGTGTGTCCACTGTGGATCACGCCGGGCCTCGGCGCCACGCGAATCCCCTTTCGGGCCAACCGTGTCGAGTTGCTCCACACTGGACACTGCGAAACCATTCGGCAATGGGCGATCAACTCAGTCAGGGGCTGGGCGACGCGTGGGCGCTGATCACCACGTTCGTGCCCAAGCTGCTGGGCTTCCTACTGGTGCTGCTGGTCGGTTGGCTGGTGGCCAAGGCGCTGTCGAAGGCCGTGGAAATCCTGCTCAACAAGGTCGGCTTCGGCCGGCTGGTCGAGCGGTCGGGGCTCGGCGGCCCGAAATCGCCGGTGGACGCGGGCAAGCTGATCGTGCAGCTGGTCTTCTACTTCGTGCTGCTGATCGCGCTGAACTACGCGTTCGCGGTGTTCGGCGCGGGCAACCCGGTGAGCGACCTGCTCAACCAGGTCATCGCCTACCTGCCACGAGTGGTGGTGGCGATCATCCTGGTGCTGATCGCCTCGGCGATCGCGCGGGTGGTCCGCAACCTGATCACGGGCGCGCTGGCCGGCCGTCAGTACGGCCGGCTGCTGGGCACGGTCACGTACGCCTTCCTGCTGGCGCTGGGCATCATCGCGGCGCTCAACC encodes:
- a CDS encoding PucR family transcriptional regulator; this encodes MSELAWDSLSAETLRRLEHASGRLATGTIGEMEDRLPWFRRLPADQRASVLMVTQTGVAGFVSWLRDNKQAIRLTAEAFRSAPKDMSRWVSLRQTVELVRVALEVFERMLPEIAADEKERAQLTEAVLRYGREIAFAAATSYAAAAEARGAWDARLEALIVDGIVRGDAEESLLSRASALGWQQTAEATVLVGNPMSTEPTRVVFDVRSRAARIHRPVLLSVQGSRLVVVLGGSDDESHEVLPKMAEAFGPGPVVVGPTVDSIAEAHRSASDALSGLRAVVGWPTAPRPVRSLDLLPERALAGDPEAEWQLIDRIARPLEEATGGLMATVDAFLETGGVLEACARNLFVHPNTVRYRLKRVSELTGRNANDPRDALVLRIALTVGRLAKARGLW
- a CDS encoding alpha/beta fold hydrolase codes for the protein MRRLLPVALSLLTVFALVTPAHAERVVWAPCPGALAALECTTLSVPLDHANPSQGSIAVVVSRRQASDSLHRKGVLLINPGGPGGSGLSMPRYIADHTPLGQYYDLIGFDPRGVGASTALQCLKPLGLASLDSRPTDDQFALWAADARQSEDACAHAGGGIRPFVNTRDTAYDMDQIREALGVAKINYLGYSYGTYLGAVYGSLFPDRLNLSVLDSAVHPEWIWRQQFLEQAAAYRSDVDAWATWVGDRNGAFGLGVGRDAVLASVEQIAGAVAKSPVGKFNRSVLDGTVGEGARYRPLWSDLAQVLASVRSGASVADAVDAGLALAQRGLSTMKAGVFDTVTCEADWPSDLSTYYQDMRVYRSSFPYGYGVLRAAPTTCTYRSFSPASPPVPLSRTGYPVGVVVQAEGDTQTAYAGGPAMAQRLRDNLITVSDEGIHGLYASNPCVTEKINRYFLDGVLPDSSSVCPGSPRPSVPADAAPSPTRAATLGQSVTGYLSALAPF
- a CDS encoding mechanosensitive ion channel family protein; amino-acid sequence: MGDQLSQGLGDAWALITTFVPKLLGFLLVLLVGWLVAKALSKAVEILLNKVGFGRLVERSGLGGPKSPVDAGKLIVQLVFYFVLLIALNYAFAVFGAGNPVSDLLNQVIAYLPRVVVAIILVLIASAIARVVRNLITGALAGRQYGRLLGTVTYAFLLALGIIAALNQLGIATTVTEPILIFALGTVGGILVVGVGGGMVRPMQSRWEQWLTRAQAEVATQPTNPSTQGAPWERNQPPGSETPTPAEGFPARISPSRSDLNPCGIPGPGAYVLQRGEVRSGAW